The DNA segment ACCTTTTCTGCGATATAAAAACATTTGGCATGAAAACACATTATTTAACTTTAATGAGACTTACTTTTAGTACCTTTATATGCACACTTTTAATACCTTCATATACACTTGGGGCTCATCTCAGTGTCAGAGGTAAAGACTAAGTGTTCACAATTCTTTGGAACTACTTAGACAGAACAATCTGTTTAAAACTTAAAATGGACGTAGATGCTTCCTTCCAGACTGTAAGAGATTGtaatatagatatagatgagGAAGAACAGGTAAAATcagtgtatgtatatgtgtatgtaccATTCTGTGGGCCTGTGCACTGCAGCAGAAACCAAGGAGGAAAAACACATGTGGCTGACTCAGAGCTGCCAGCATGAAAGATCAAACCAGTGTCAGCTCTGTACAGAGTGGCAGCAGCACACTCAGGGCAGTAGCCAGAATGGAAGAGAGCCTTTTCTTCAAACAAAGGAGGAACATCCTTACAGCCTTCCAGAATAGAAAGAATGTGACCAGCCAAAGGCTGGAACCTACACTTGTGTCTACACTCTCTCCAGGCCTGATGAGGCACAGGCCAGCAGAATACATGACACAAATTAGTTGTGCTGCATTTGTCGTGACAGCAACTTTTATTGTCTTTACAATACATGATAATACAAACtgttaaaaagtaattttgtttggCAAAATATTTAGTAGattgaaaatataaatgcatcTTTGGATTAAACAAGATTACAACAAATAATTTGCCATCAGATCAAAGAAGTGTAAAAGCCAACGGCTCCAGAACCATGCTCCTGGCACCTAATGCTTTCTAAGTAAAGAATTTAATTCTTTTGAATAGTAATCCTACTCCTTCCCCTAAGTGTGTGGGATTGCAAAGGTCAGTTATACACTTAGAGGAGAAGGAGTGGACAAAAACTAATGACAAGTCTTGTCCCAGCCCCGCTTCTCCACTTAGTTGGAATCTATACTGTTAGAAGGCCTTTTATAGTGCACTTTCCCATTATTACCAGGATTGAACCTAAACAGTTTCATGTTGTGGTTAAAAAACCCGTAATTTCAGATAATAAACCAATTTTACAATTTTGAGCTTTCATACACATGCAGTTTTTCTCTCCCAATAAGTTAAAATATAACTGCACCAACTTCCTTTTATCATTTGAATCAGTCTTTTATAAGTACTTTCAGGTAAGACATAACGTCGATCGCAGATGACCAAACCAGAACAGAACACTGTACAGGACTGAGACTTTGGGCCAGTTGAGAAATCTTTTTCTCCAAGGTATACCCCTGCCTGGGCATAGCAATATCATTCTTCCTCAAAAACATTACTGGACATAAGTCATTCCCACCATCACCTATATATACAATTTGTGTATAACTGACTCCTCGCTCCAACTGTTTATCTAGaaattcttttaaaactttCCTTTTGCAAAGGTTTTTAGGGCATTTTACACAATGGTGAGCATGGAAGTGCTCTATAGTAAGATAGCCAGTACTGCTGAATGCTGCAGGGTTTGTAAACACTTCATCAAACACTTTATGGAAGTCAGCAGCTTTCAAAATCCAGTCAATAAATACTGTATTAGAATCTGAAACAATTATACAATCAAACAACTGCTTGTTCTCGCCAATAAATCTCAGGAGATCTATCATTCCCGCAGTGAAAGGAATTGTTGTCATAGTTCTTTTCATCTCATCTTCTTTGACACCATTGTCTCCCAAGTAGACAAAGACTCTGCCCATATATTCTGTCCAATGTCCTGGTTGGTAAGAGTTTCTTAATCCATTAGGAAGTTTTCTTTCAGGAGCACATTTCACAATCCAGGTGTCACTATTTTCATCTATGATTGTATGGTCAAAATCAAAAACCAATAGAAATTTCATAGCTGTGAGAAAATAgtttccaaaacaaacaaaaaacaaaattatttatataaacaGAAGTACTGTATTCCTACCCAGTCCTTGtgctcagaagagaaaaaattctgGAAGAAAATATCTGAACAAAAAGGAACTATTTAGGGCCAGTACCACGATGGGAAGTTGTGCTGTACCTAAAAATGCAATCTGTAAATGCCAAAGTTCAGTGTCTGCCTTCTGTTTAAAATAGTTACTGTGACAGTATCTAAACTCATGCTGCAGTTACTAATACTTACTAACACAGAATCAAT comes from the Cinclus cinclus chromosome 9, bCinCin1.1, whole genome shotgun sequence genome and includes:
- the PHOSPHO2 gene encoding pyridoxal phosphate phosphatase PHOSPHO2, whose protein sequence is MKFLLVFDFDHTIIDENSDTWIVKCAPERKLPNGLRNSYQPGHWTEYMGRVFVYLGDNGVKEDEMKRTMTTIPFTAGMIDLLRFIGENKQLFDCIIVSDSNTVFIDWILKAADFHKVFDEVFTNPAAFSSTGYLTIEHFHAHHCVKCPKNLCKRKVLKEFLDKQLERGVSYTQIVYIGDGGNDLCPVMFLRKNDIAMPRQGYTLEKKISQLAQSLSPVQCSVLVWSSAIDVMSYLKVLIKD